From a single Ascaphus truei isolate aAscTru1 chromosome 2, aAscTru1.hap1, whole genome shotgun sequence genomic region:
- the LOC142487558 gene encoding collagen alpha-1(VI) chain-like: MFLFTECPCGPVMLFFVLDSSESVGLHKFTLEKEFIVRVISKITKQGGNKGKELVGTRVGIIQYSHEGKQELLSMDDPNIKTLAQFKSAVMNMRWMAGGTYTGEALDFAKQALEESLLTHKVAVVLTDGRSDARDSKSLASLCTIPNMSVIGIGIGDAFRRAPYMKVLNEITCQGSKAQGMPVLLSEYHQLLEESVFDNVTKYICKGSVCPDFTCHVEFGEPTEIVFLMDGSSSVGHENFDRVKGFVEKATAKILSEQMNLNKMLRLSVIQYSNTGLQKLEVPLTNRLEDAASRLPGITYMDEATDLPAALRYLANFLRSDGRPNVVRKVIVFSDGRSSGAAQSQITAQAAAALKSKTELFAVTVGMFHELGICQLVSGKENNFNFTHVEERVFRVPEYSDLTKRVTLQSLLKKIT, encoded by the exons TTCTTCGTTTTGGATAGTTCTGAAAGTGTGGGGCTTCATAAATTCACTCTGGAGAAGGAATTTATTGTCCGTGTGATAAGCAAGATCACCAAACAAGGGGGGAACAAG GGGAAGGAACTTGTTGGCACCCGTGTAGGTATCATTCAGTACAGCCATGAAGGAAAACAGGAGCTGCTGTCTATGGATGACCCCAACATTAAAACACTGGCTCAGTTTAAAAG TGCTGTAATGAATATGCGCTGGATGGCAGGGGGGACATACACGGGCGAGGCATTGGATTTTGCCAAGCAAGCGCTGGAGGAATCCCTACTTACTCACAAAGTGGCAGTGGTACTGACGGATGGCAGGTCTGATGCGCGAGATAGCAAATCCCTGGCTTCCCTTTGTACAATACCTAACATGAGC GTGATTGGTATTGGCATAGGTGATGCATTCAGGAGGGCCCCGTACATGAAGGTATTGAATGAAATCACCTGCCAGGGCTCTAAGGCTCAGGGAATGCCCGTGCTGCTCTCCGAATACCACCAGCTTCTGGAGGAATCCGTCTTTGACAATGTCACAAAGTACATTTGTAAAG GCTCGGTGTGTCCTGATTTCACCTGCCATG TTGAGTTTGGAGAACCAACAGAGATTGTATTCCTGATGGATGGGTCTAGCAGCGTTGGCCATGAAAACTTTGACAGGGTGAAAGGATTTGTTGAGAAAGCAACAGCCAAGATCTTGTCAGAACAAATGAACCTCAACAAAATGCTCAGACTGTCTGTGATTCAGTACAGCAACACGGGCCTGCAGAAGCTAGAGGTCCCTCTCACCAATAGGCTAGAGGATGCTGCGTCTCGCCTGCCAGGGATCACGTACATGGATGAGGCCACAGATTTACCAGCTGCTTTAAGGTACCTTGCAAATTTCCTAAGGAGTGACGGGCGACCCAACGTCGTGAGGAAGGTCATCGTTTTCTCTGACGGGAGATCTTCAGGCGCTGCACAAAGCCAAATCACAGCCCAGGCAGCGGCAGCATTAAAGTCCAAAACCGAGCTGTTTGCCGTCACCGTTGGAATGTTCCATGAACTCGGTATTTGTCAGCTGGTAAGCGGGAAGGAAAACAACTTTAACTTCACACATGTAGAGGAGAGAGTGTTCCGCGTCCCTGAATACAGCGATCTAACAAAGAGAGTCACGTTGCAGAGCTTGCTAAAGAAAATTACATGA